The proteins below come from a single Cloacibacillus sp. An23 genomic window:
- a CDS encoding dicarboxylate/amino acid:cation symporter codes for MSSAPAKKKLNGVYLNIGAIVFGAIIGLLLGEAACELKFVGTIWLNCIKLIMIPLVLCMVVISIGSQQDLSSLGRVATRIIAYYMATTVMAIVIGLAVAFIFKPGVGFSVAIEGAQEAVKTVSLSVQDFFTSLFPSNLFKALSTDDVLGTLVVGIMFGIAIVKIKDTGKKQKVLGCFESLNILINEYLRMVINLSPIGVLCLMADSFGRYGLSVFTTMAKFFGTFYVGLAVQVLLVYGLSLLVFAHMNIFKFLRDATPVWSFTIATCSSTANIPNSIKTAREVFKVPDSISNFSIPLGATLNYDGLCMAFSCVLITVAQMNGIVFGTGTLIHIILVALLLSSCGSGIPGGGVVKIMMILGTFGLPTEFAGLLAGFYRFFDMGITTVNCLGDLVGTVCVARAEERRNKRLGVSQ; via the coding sequence ATGTCATCTGCTCCAGCTAAAAAGAAGCTTAACGGCGTGTATTTAAACATCGGAGCCATCGTTTTCGGCGCCATCATCGGACTCTTACTGGGCGAGGCAGCATGCGAGCTGAAATTCGTAGGTACTATATGGCTTAATTGCATCAAGCTTATTATGATACCGCTGGTTCTCTGCATGGTCGTCATCTCAATAGGGAGCCAACAGGATCTGTCAAGCCTCGGCCGCGTCGCTACAAGAATTATCGCGTACTATATGGCGACCACTGTGATGGCTATCGTAATCGGACTTGCAGTTGCCTTCATCTTTAAACCAGGCGTAGGCTTCAGCGTGGCGATTGAAGGGGCTCAGGAAGCGGTCAAGACAGTATCGCTTAGTGTTCAAGACTTTTTTACAAGTCTGTTCCCGTCGAATTTATTCAAGGCTTTAAGCACCGACGATGTTCTGGGGACGCTCGTCGTCGGAATAATGTTCGGCATAGCCATTGTAAAAATCAAAGACACCGGCAAGAAACAGAAAGTTCTAGGCTGCTTCGAATCGCTTAATATCCTAATCAATGAATACCTCCGCATGGTAATCAATCTTTCGCCGATCGGCGTTCTATGCCTTATGGCGGATTCCTTTGGGAGGTACGGGCTTTCCGTATTCACGACTATGGCGAAATTTTTCGGGACGTTTTACGTCGGCCTCGCCGTTCAGGTGCTCTTAGTGTACGGCCTTTCGCTGCTCGTATTCGCGCACATGAATATTTTTAAATTTCTCCGCGATGCGACTCCGGTATGGTCGTTCACTATAGCTACATGCTCAAGCACCGCGAATATTCCAAACAGCATAAAAACGGCGCGCGAGGTATTCAAAGTTCCCGACAGTATTTCAAATTTTTCAATACCGCTCGGTGCAACGCTCAATTATGACGGCCTCTGCATGGCTTTCAGCTGCGTCCTAATTACAGTCGCACAGATGAACGGTATTGTGTTCGGAACCGGAACGCTGATACATATCATACTAGTCGCGCTTCTGCTCTCAAGCTGCGGCAGCGGCATACCAGGCGGCGGTGTAGTGAAGATTATGATGATTCTCGGTACGTTTGGACTTCCGACAGAGTTCGCCGGACTGCTCGCCGGGTTCTATAGGTTCTTCGACATGGGAATTACGACGGTCAACTGCCTCGGCGACCTCGTAGGCACCGTCTGCGTAGCAAGAGCCGAGGAACGCAGGAATAAACGTCTAGGCGTCAGTCAGTAA
- the mutS gene encoding DNA mismatch repair protein MutS — translation MTPMLEQYVEWKEAYPDCLLFFRMGDFYEMFFDDAKTASSVLDIALTSRSKETEYRIPMAGVPFHSVDSYLGRLVAAGYRVAICEQMTEPDGKGLVEREVTRIVTPGTWLPENSDEGGRIAACLFDGKQTAVALLEPASGTLRAGTFASDGGTAALTAFMPDEILIRRGQRELFEKNCPGLVMRGVSVTECDKGYFAVEQGAAWLCRKWQIATLSSMGLDDRDLAAGAAAAAVKYLEETQFSKAGNISSLIPMLPKENLVLDQSTQANLELADKSGATLFGVLNRCRTPMGRRMLKEWITSPLQDLDEISRRQDMIETIVGDAPLRAKLAELLSRCRDMGKSLSRLTLKMGLPSDVQSVGTTLNAVPELAALVSGYPALARIVPGDMAESLASLLKAAVADDVPRFVRDGGVIRAGFDAELDEWRDKAAHSSEWLAKFEETERERTGIKNLKAGVNKVFGYYIEIPKSAALRAPMDYVRKQTLVNAERFITEELKRFERDMFRAESEILAIEERIYAGLVDEILKESRAVQLTANFISTLDVLLSLASVAAERGYTRPALDMSKDFIVKNARHPVIEVTLGKNPFTPNDFNFSAENGRRIALITGPNMAGKSTYLRTAALIAIMAHMGSFVPAESAKIGLVDRVFTRIGARDELARGQSTFMVEMVETANILRHATDRSLIILDEVGRGTSTYDGLSIAWSVVEFLQGQEHAQPRVLFATHYHELTQLADLLPGIVNLSMGVDESAGRIVFLHKIIEAPSDRSYGIEVARLAGVPSAVLRRSQELLAQFEEKGEARNENVKNASQNQLTLFDVRQEAILEELAACDPNNMTPLAALELVMRLREESRKVLGFK, via the coding sequence ATGACTCCCATGCTGGAGCAGTACGTCGAATGGAAAGAAGCCTACCCTGACTGCCTGCTCTTCTTCCGCATGGGAGATTTTTATGAAATGTTCTTCGACGACGCGAAGACGGCGTCGTCCGTTCTGGACATAGCGCTTACATCGCGTTCAAAAGAAACCGAATACAGGATACCGATGGCGGGAGTGCCGTTCCACTCTGTCGACTCGTACCTCGGACGCCTTGTTGCCGCGGGCTACCGCGTCGCTATATGCGAACAGATGACGGAGCCGGACGGCAAAGGACTCGTTGAACGCGAGGTCACTCGCATAGTCACGCCCGGCACGTGGCTGCCGGAGAATTCCGACGAGGGCGGCAGAATAGCGGCATGCCTGTTCGACGGAAAGCAGACCGCCGTCGCGCTTCTCGAACCGGCGAGCGGTACGCTGCGCGCCGGGACGTTTGCATCTGACGGCGGCACGGCGGCGCTGACAGCCTTCATGCCGGACGAAATACTGATCCGGCGAGGACAGCGGGAACTTTTTGAAAAGAACTGCCCCGGTCTGGTCATGCGCGGAGTCAGCGTAACGGAATGCGATAAAGGATATTTCGCCGTGGAGCAGGGCGCGGCGTGGCTCTGCCGCAAATGGCAGATCGCGACGCTCTCTTCGATGGGGCTCGACGACAGGGACCTGGCCGCAGGAGCCGCCGCCGCTGCGGTGAAATACCTCGAAGAGACGCAGTTCTCCAAGGCCGGCAATATATCCTCTCTGATACCGATGCTGCCGAAAGAAAACCTCGTCCTCGACCAGAGCACGCAGGCGAACCTCGAGCTCGCGGACAAAAGCGGCGCCACGCTCTTCGGCGTGCTCAACCGCTGCCGCACGCCGATGGGGCGGCGCATGCTTAAAGAATGGATAACCTCGCCGCTCCAGGATCTCGACGAAATATCGCGCCGCCAAGACATGATAGAGACCATCGTTGGCGATGCGCCGCTCCGCGCGAAGCTTGCGGAGCTCCTCTCGCGCTGCCGCGACATGGGCAAATCGCTCTCGCGCCTCACGCTTAAAATGGGGCTTCCGAGCGACGTGCAGTCCGTCGGTACGACGCTGAACGCAGTGCCCGAACTTGCAGCTCTCGTCTCTGGCTATCCGGCGCTCGCGCGCATAGTGCCCGGCGATATGGCGGAAAGCCTCGCCTCTCTTCTCAAAGCTGCGGTCGCGGACGACGTTCCGCGATTCGTGCGCGACGGCGGCGTGATAAGGGCGGGCTTCGACGCGGAGCTTGACGAATGGCGCGACAAGGCCGCGCACTCGTCAGAGTGGCTCGCGAAATTCGAAGAGACCGAACGCGAGCGCACAGGAATAAAAAACCTTAAAGCGGGGGTCAACAAAGTCTTCGGCTACTACATAGAAATACCTAAGTCCGCAGCCTTGAGAGCGCCGATGGACTACGTGCGCAAGCAGACGCTCGTCAACGCCGAACGCTTCATCACGGAAGAGCTCAAACGCTTCGAACGCGACATGTTCCGAGCCGAAAGCGAAATACTCGCGATAGAAGAGCGCATCTACGCGGGGCTTGTGGACGAGATACTGAAAGAGTCGCGGGCCGTGCAGCTCACGGCGAACTTCATCTCGACGCTCGACGTGCTGCTGTCGCTCGCCTCCGTCGCAGCAGAGCGCGGCTACACGCGCCCGGCGCTCGACATGAGCAAAGACTTCATCGTCAAGAACGCGCGCCATCCAGTCATCGAAGTGACGCTCGGCAAAAATCCTTTCACACCGAACGACTTTAATTTCAGTGCGGAAAACGGGCGTCGCATAGCGCTGATAACCGGCCCGAACATGGCGGGGAAGTCAACATACCTGCGCACAGCGGCGCTCATTGCGATAATGGCGCACATGGGCTCCTTCGTCCCGGCCGAGAGCGCGAAGATCGGCCTCGTAGACCGCGTATTCACGCGCATCGGCGCGCGCGACGAGCTCGCGCGCGGACAAAGCACCTTCATGGTCGAAATGGTAGAGACTGCGAACATACTGCGCCACGCGACCGACAGAAGCCTGATAATCCTCGACGAAGTAGGCCGCGGCACCTCCACATACGACGGCCTCAGCATAGCGTGGTCGGTCGTAGAATTTTTACAGGGACAGGAACACGCGCAGCCGCGCGTCCTTTTCGCGACGCACTACCACGAGCTGACGCAGCTCGCCGACCTTCTGCCCGGCATCGTAAACCTGAGCATGGGCGTGGACGAGAGCGCCGGACGCATAGTCTTCCTCCACAAGATAATCGAAGCGCCGTCCGACCGCTCTTACGGCATAGAGGTCGCGCGCCTCGCGGGCGTTCCGTCCGCAGTGCTGCGCCGCTCGCAGGAGCTTCTCGCGCAGTTTGAAGAAAAAGGCGAAGCTCGCAACGAGAACGTAAAAAACGCGTCGCAGAACCAGCTCACGCTCTTCGACGTCCGCCAGGAGGCGATACTTGAAGAACTCGCGGCCTGCGACCCGAACAACATGACGCCGCTCGCCGCGCTCGAGCTCGTGATGCGGCTGCGCGAGGAGAGCAGGAAGGTGCTGGGGTTCAAATAA
- the ruvX gene encoding Holliday junction resolvase RuvX, which yields MRRIVALDIGSVRIGVAVSDPLGVFAQGAAVLNARGDWLSELSEIVSQYGGPIILVGMPRRTDGSEGPEAERMRATADKIKERFPECEIRFWDERFTTTIAQQALLEADVSRSGRKKKVDKIAATLLLQSYLDSGRNI from the coding sequence ATGCGGAGAATCGTAGCTCTCGATATAGGAAGCGTCAGAATCGGAGTTGCGGTCAGCGACCCCTTGGGCGTATTCGCCCAGGGGGCCGCCGTTTTGAACGCGCGCGGCGACTGGCTCTCCGAGCTCTCAGAAATAGTCTCGCAGTACGGCGGCCCTATAATTCTGGTAGGAATGCCGCGCCGCACCGACGGAAGCGAGGGGCCGGAGGCTGAGCGTATGCGCGCGACGGCCGACAAGATAAAGGAGCGTTTCCCCGAATGCGAGATACGCTTTTGGGACGAGCGCTTCACCACCACGATAGCTCAGCAGGCGCTTCTGGAGGCCGACGTCTCGCGCAGCGGCAGAAAAAAGAAAGTCGATAAGATAGCCGCCACGCTCCTGCTTCAAAGCTATCTAGACAGCGGAAGGAACATCTGA
- the alaS gene encoding alanine--tRNA ligase → MERRSGKELRELFLNFFEEKGCKRYHSFSLVPDDPTLLFTIAGMVPFKPYFLGLKTPEVTRATTSQKCVRTNDIENVGRTARHHTFFEMLGNFSFGDYFKNEVIPWAWEFLTERVGLEPERLYVTIYLDDDEAFDIWHNKVGIPADRIFRLGEDDNFWAAGPVGPCGPCSEIIYDQGPEFSCGKPTCTVGCDCDRYLEIWNLVFMQYNRDENGNLTPLPHKNIDTGMGLERLASVVQRVPNDFETDLFRPIMDKACELVGVKYGEDPKKDMAVKVISDHIRASAFMIADGILPTNEGGGYVLRRLIRRCVRYGRLLGIDRPFLTELLPVVRESIGDEYHELVEQASAIEQVLSTEEERFSRTLAQGSDLMDSEIAKVEAAGGKELPGDVAFVLYDTFGFPLELTEEMCGERGITVDKDGFEAAMEEQRERARASSKQTSSVISKNVYTELADKIAPSPFCGYTETKCEADVKAVIMNGALAESASEGEEAELVLSNTPFYGEKGGQVGDTGTITADGAVFEVSDTVYPVADLIVHKGKVVKGSIKTGARVTAEIDAARRADIQRHHTATHLLHEALARVLGKHVRQAGSLVTPTFLRFDFNHFAPVSLDELREAERIVYEQVLKNSPVTTRVMPIEEAKKTGARALFDEKYGDEVRVLGISDFSTELCGGTHVKNTGEIGLVKIIREEGIGSGIRRITAVAGTQALPLFQAYGTAVMSLVTMVGGDLDSLMDRVGAMVDEKKVLERKNRELQVKAAMSEIENSVKPVASVNGVDFIAEKFDNITPDLLRQIGDRIRNKYPNAMMLLAGVGSEGNVALTAMASDNIVKLGANAGALLKAVAAELGGKGGGRPTLAQGGAPSADKLDKAFAAAPKIFEELMTKGK, encoded by the coding sequence ATGGAACGCAGGAGCGGGAAGGAATTAAGAGAACTTTTTCTGAACTTTTTCGAAGAGAAGGGCTGCAAGCGCTATCATAGTTTTTCGCTGGTGCCTGACGACCCGACTCTTCTTTTTACTATAGCGGGCATGGTGCCTTTCAAGCCGTATTTTCTCGGGCTCAAGACTCCTGAGGTGACGAGGGCGACTACGTCGCAGAAGTGCGTGCGCACGAACGACATAGAGAACGTCGGCCGCACTGCGCGCCACCACACCTTCTTCGAAATGCTGGGCAACTTCAGCTTCGGCGATTATTTCAAGAACGAGGTCATCCCGTGGGCGTGGGAGTTCCTGACCGAGCGCGTCGGCCTAGAGCCCGAGCGCCTCTACGTCACCATTTATCTTGACGACGACGAAGCTTTCGACATCTGGCACAACAAGGTCGGCATCCCCGCCGACAGGATATTCCGCCTCGGCGAGGACGACAACTTCTGGGCGGCCGGCCCCGTCGGGCCGTGCGGGCCGTGCTCTGAGATAATCTACGACCAGGGGCCGGAGTTCTCGTGCGGCAAGCCTACCTGCACGGTCGGATGCGACTGCGACCGCTACCTCGAGATATGGAACCTCGTCTTCATGCAGTACAACCGCGACGAGAACGGCAACCTCACGCCGCTCCCGCACAAGAACATAGACACCGGCATGGGGCTGGAGCGCCTTGCCTCCGTCGTCCAGCGCGTGCCGAACGACTTTGAAACGGACCTCTTCCGTCCCATTATGGACAAGGCCTGCGAGCTCGTCGGCGTAAAATACGGCGAAGACCCGAAGAAAGACATGGCGGTCAAGGTCATCTCCGACCATATCCGCGCCTCGGCCTTCATGATAGCCGACGGCATACTCCCGACCAACGAGGGCGGCGGCTACGTGCTCCGCCGCCTCATCAGGCGCTGCGTGCGCTACGGCAGGCTGCTGGGTATCGACAGGCCGTTCCTCACCGAGCTCCTTCCCGTCGTACGCGAGTCGATAGGCGACGAGTACCACGAGCTGGTGGAGCAGGCCTCAGCCATAGAGCAGGTGCTCAGCACCGAAGAAGAACGCTTCTCGCGCACTCTCGCGCAGGGCAGCGACCTCATGGACAGCGAGATAGCGAAGGTCGAGGCCGCCGGCGGAAAAGAGCTGCCCGGAGACGTGGCTTTCGTGCTTTACGACACCTTCGGCTTTCCGCTCGAGCTTACGGAGGAGATGTGCGGCGAGCGCGGCATCACCGTGGACAAGGACGGCTTCGAGGCCGCTATGGAGGAGCAGCGCGAGAGGGCGCGCGCCTCGAGCAAGCAGACGAGCAGCGTGATTTCCAAGAACGTCTACACCGAGCTCGCCGACAAGATAGCGCCGTCGCCGTTCTGCGGCTACACCGAGACAAAGTGCGAGGCGGATGTCAAGGCGGTCATAATGAACGGCGCGCTCGCCGAAAGCGCGTCGGAGGGCGAAGAGGCGGAGCTAGTTCTGTCGAACACGCCGTTCTACGGCGAAAAGGGCGGACAGGTAGGCGACACCGGAACGATTACCGCGGACGGAGCCGTCTTCGAGGTTTCCGACACGGTATATCCAGTCGCAGATCTCATCGTACATAAAGGCAAAGTCGTGAAAGGCTCGATAAAAACGGGCGCCCGCGTGACGGCGGAGATCGACGCCGCGCGCCGCGCCGACATACAGCGCCACCACACCGCGACGCACCTCCTGCACGAGGCGCTCGCGCGCGTCCTCGGCAAACACGTCCGCCAGGCCGGTTCGCTCGTTACGCCGACGTTCCTTCGCTTCGACTTCAACCACTTCGCGCCCGTCAGCCTCGACGAGCTGCGCGAGGCGGAGCGCATCGTCTACGAGCAGGTGCTGAAGAACAGCCCGGTCACGACGCGGGTCATGCCTATAGAAGAGGCGAAGAAGACCGGCGCTCGCGCCCTGTTCGACGAAAAGTACGGAGACGAGGTGCGCGTGCTGGGGATCTCCGACTTCTCCACCGAGCTCTGCGGCGGCACGCACGTCAAGAACACCGGCGAAATCGGCCTGGTCAAGATAATCCGCGAGGAGGGCATCGGCTCCGGCATCCGCCGTATAACCGCAGTCGCCGGCACGCAGGCCCTGCCGCTATTCCAGGCCTACGGCACGGCGGTCATGTCTCTCGTCACCATGGTCGGCGGCGACCTTGATTCGCTTATGGACAGGGTCGGAGCGATGGTAGACGAGAAGAAGGTGCTCGAACGCAAGAACCGAGAGCTCCAGGTCAAGGCCGCGATGTCCGAGATAGAGAACAGCGTCAAACCGGTCGCGTCGGTGAACGGCGTCGACTTCATCGCCGAAAAGTTCGACAACATCACGCCCGACCTGCTTCGCCAGATAGGCGACAGGATACGCAATAAATACCCGAACGCGATGATGCTGCTCGCCGGCGTAGGCTCGGAAGGCAACGTCGCGCTGACCGCGATGGCCTCCGACAACATCGTCAAGCTTGGAGCCAACGCCGGCGCGCTGCTGAAAGCGGTCGCGGCCGAGCTCGGAGGCAAGGGCGGCGGACGCCCGACCCTCGCGCAGGGCGGAGCGCCGAGCGCCGACAAGCTCGACAAAGCCTTCGCGGCGGCACCGAAAATATTCGAGGAGCTTATGACAAAAGGAAAATAA
- the cysK gene encoding cysteine synthase A has product MRLVGNTPLYRLKRGSGGAEVWIKLEGGNPGGSIKDRAAWGMLREAQKNGTLTERSVVVEPTSGNTGIGLALLGRALGLSVVLTMPESMSVERRAVLAAFGARLELTPAEGGMAAAVERAREILAENPDAVMLDQFSNPGNPLAHELTTGPEILAQLPEGKKIAAFVASFGTGGTVTGVGRALRKKFPDVRVVAVEPASSPLVTQGRSGQHAIQGIGANFVPACLAVDEIDEFMTVSDGDAVDTARALASEEGLFSGISTGANVFAALKAAASLPEDSAVVTVQPDRGDKYLSVFAR; this is encoded by the coding sequence ATGCGGCTCGTCGGCAATACGCCTCTGTACCGCCTGAAGCGAGGAAGCGGCGGGGCCGAGGTGTGGATAAAGCTCGAAGGCGGAAACCCCGGAGGCTCGATAAAAGACCGCGCCGCGTGGGGGATGCTTCGCGAGGCGCAGAAAAACGGGACGCTCACGGAAAGGAGCGTCGTCGTAGAGCCGACGAGCGGAAACACGGGAATCGGGCTGGCGCTTCTAGGACGCGCGCTCGGTCTCTCGGTCGTGCTTACGATGCCTGAGTCGATGTCCGTCGAGCGCCGCGCCGTACTCGCCGCCTTCGGCGCGAGGCTCGAGCTGACGCCGGCGGAGGGAGGCATGGCCGCCGCCGTCGAGCGTGCTCGCGAAATTTTAGCTGAAAACCCCGACGCCGTAATGCTCGACCAGTTCTCGAACCCCGGCAACCCGCTCGCGCACGAGCTCACCACGGGGCCTGAGATACTCGCGCAGCTTCCCGAAGGTAAAAAAATCGCAGCCTTCGTCGCGTCGTTCGGCACAGGCGGCACCGTCACGGGCGTGGGACGCGCTCTGCGGAAGAAATTCCCAGACGTGCGCGTCGTCGCGGTCGAACCGGCGTCGAGCCCGCTCGTCACGCAGGGGCGCTCCGGCCAGCACGCGATACAAGGCATCGGCGCGAATTTCGTCCCGGCCTGCCTCGCCGTTGACGAAATCGACGAATTTATGACCGTGAGCGACGGCGACGCTGTAGATACGGCGCGCGCCCTCGCCTCGGAAGAGGGGCTTTTCAGCGGCATATCGACGGGAGCGAACGTCTTCGCTGCGCTGAAAGCAGCGGCCTCTCTGCCCGAGGACAGCGCCGTCGTCACAGTGCAGCCGGACAGGGGCGACAAATATCTGAGCGTCTTCGCGCGCTGA
- a CDS encoding thioredoxin family protein, with protein sequence MKEIKMFMFEGCPHCKRADEMIASLLAAHPEYKEVPFTKIDEKKDPATADNYDYYYVPCFFVGDEKMAEGVPTEENVAKVFAAAYNG encoded by the coding sequence ATGAAAGAAATCAAGATGTTCATGTTCGAGGGCTGCCCGCACTGCAAACGCGCCGACGAAATGATAGCGTCGCTCTTGGCCGCGCATCCCGAATACAAGGAAGTGCCTTTCACGAAGATAGACGAGAAAAAGGACCCCGCCACCGCCGACAACTACGACTATTACTACGTCCCGTGCTTTTTCGTAGGCGATGAGAAGATGGCCGAGGGCGTTCCGACGGAGGAGAACGTGGCGAAGGTCTTCGCCGCCGCGTACAACGGATAG
- a CDS encoding formimidoylglutamase, whose protein sequence is MAYKINAAARDLFYSRNDPKDRRLGELIGRAAIEEVTDGTVAIIGVPEDRGITANKGRAGAAAGPDDIRRRLYKLTPGFNSDFMKLRIIDAGNIDTKGLTLAEVHEAETEAVAGIVSRGGIPIVLGGGHDLTYPGVAGLVKGAEIGRGGMGLINVDAHLDVRSDENGINSGTSFYRALTQLPNGALSGDAFVEFGIQEQYNSPYYYNWVLEQGGHVVTLREVSERVMEFFLQALNAAGKNGRRIAVSLDIDAVRSTEAPGASASNPSGLKAPELDKIAYLAGRSVKVRYLDVMEVSPPLDEDHRTAALAASALFSFFRGLCER, encoded by the coding sequence ATGGCATATAAGATAAACGCGGCGGCGAGAGACCTGTTCTACAGCCGGAACGATCCGAAGGACCGCCGCCTCGGCGAGCTGATAGGGCGCGCCGCGATAGAGGAAGTGACGGACGGCACGGTGGCGATAATAGGCGTGCCGGAGGACCGGGGCATAACGGCGAACAAGGGGCGCGCCGGCGCGGCGGCGGGGCCGGACGATATACGCCGCAGGCTATACAAGCTCACGCCGGGATTCAACTCAGACTTCATGAAGCTGCGCATCATAGACGCCGGAAACATAGACACGAAGGGGCTGACTCTGGCCGAGGTACACGAGGCCGAGACTGAGGCGGTCGCGGGGATAGTTTCGCGCGGCGGCATACCGATAGTGCTCGGCGGAGGGCACGACCTGACGTATCCCGGAGTAGCGGGGCTCGTCAAGGGCGCGGAGATCGGACGCGGCGGCATGGGGCTGATCAACGTGGACGCCCACCTCGACGTTCGCAGCGACGAGAACGGGATAAACAGCGGAACGTCCTTCTACCGTGCGCTGACGCAGCTTCCGAACGGCGCGCTCTCGGGCGACGCCTTCGTAGAGTTCGGCATTCAGGAGCAATACAATTCGCCCTACTATTACAACTGGGTTCTCGAGCAGGGCGGGCACGTCGTCACGCTGCGCGAGGTCTCGGAGCGCGTCATGGAATTCTTCCTGCAGGCGCTCAACGCGGCCGGAAAGAACGGGCGCAGGATAGCGGTCTCGCTCGACATAGACGCCGTGCGCAGCACCGAGGCCCCCGGCGCTTCCGCCAGCAACCCCAGCGGCCTCAAAGCTCCGGAGCTGGACAAGATAGCCTATCTCGCGGGGCGCAGCGTAAAGGTAAGGTATCTGGACGTCATGGAGGTGTCGCCGCCGCTCGACGAGGATCATCGCACGGCGGCGCTCGCGGCCTCAGCCCTCTTCTCGTTCTTCAGAGGGCTCTGCGAGAGATAA
- a CDS encoding HutD family protein: protein MKVTVTRSNELSRSRWSGGVTTQLAIWPEGADYGARRFDWRISTAVVEDEKSVFTPLPGIRRLLMILEGGITVTHEGTRTLEMTPLSEADEFDGGWETVSVGRCVDFNLMTAAGYGGAMAACTDGCCCAAGAARGASEYWRGIYALCDGLAVKCSAGGEEREALLNKGDFLLFSYSPAAEGEARISLSHDGEGVPAVYAEVWR, encoded by the coding sequence ATGAAAGTAACCGTGACGCGCAGCAATGAACTGTCCCGCAGCAGATGGAGCGGCGGCGTGACGACGCAGCTCGCGATATGGCCCGAGGGGGCCGACTACGGCGCAAGGCGTTTCGACTGGCGCATAAGCACGGCTGTGGTCGAGGACGAAAAGTCCGTATTTACTCCGCTTCCTGGCATACGCCGTCTGCTGATGATACTCGAAGGCGGGATAACGGTTACGCACGAGGGGACGCGCACGCTCGAAATGACGCCGCTCTCCGAGGCGGACGAGTTCGATGGCGGTTGGGAGACCGTGTCGGTAGGGCGGTGCGTGGATTTCAATCTTATGACCGCCGCCGGATACGGCGGCGCGATGGCGGCCTGCACGGACGGCTGCTGCTGCGCAGCCGGAGCTGCGCGCGGAGCTTCGGAATACTGGCGCGGGATATACGCACTCTGCGACGGTCTCGCCGTGAAATGCTCAGCGGGCGGCGAGGAGCGCGAGGCCCTGCTTAACAAGGGGGATTTTCTGCTTTTCTCATATTCGCCGGCTGCGGAGGGCGAGGCGCGTATATCGCTGAGCCATGACGGTGAAGGCGTGCCCGCCGTATATGCCGAGGTCTGGCGCTAG
- a CDS encoding DUF523 domain-containing protein: MKILVSACLLGVKCRYDGGAKPDARVSALADEHELVPVCPEKLGGLESPREPSEISGGRVFGRDGRDLTEKFELGARRTLEAARRAGCRCAVLKERSPSCGSSSVYDGSFSGRVVPGAGLAAALLMADGVKVFSEETIDGLFETEEFKNESNRDAQQ; the protein is encoded by the coding sequence GTGAAAATTTTGGTGAGCGCATGCCTGCTGGGCGTCAAATGCCGCTACGACGGCGGCGCGAAGCCGGACGCGCGCGTCTCTGCTCTCGCGGATGAGCACGAGCTTGTGCCCGTCTGCCCGGAGAAGCTCGGAGGTCTGGAGTCTCCGCGCGAACCGAGCGAAATTTCCGGCGGGCGCGTGTTCGGACGCGACGGGCGCGATCTGACGGAGAAGTTCGAGCTCGGAGCGCGCCGGACGCTCGAGGCGGCTCGCCGCGCCGGCTGCCGCTGCGCCGTGCTGAAGGAGCGGAGCCCGTCGTGCGGTTCGTCGTCCGTCTACGACGGCAGCTTCAGCGGCAGGGTCGTGCCGGGCGCGGGGCTTGCTGCGGCGCTTCTTATGGCGGACGGCGTGAAAGTGTTCAGCGAGGAGACTATAGACGGATTGTTTGAAACGGAGGAGTTCAAGAATGAAAGTAACCGTGACGCGCAGCAATGA
- a CDS encoding HdeD family acid-resistance protein, protein MGRCSKEDFAKNKRRFYLVGAIMLVLGFVSLSMPLLASFAVETMIGCLLIAAGLGSAFGAFGAVRSGDSPWQQAFMAVISIAAGVIFLTHPLAGVMTLSMLLSAYFLIDGVTKVVEYFRIREIGGSLWILLSGLLGVALAFMMWNNVITGASMIGIMLGVDLVFSGVSFILLGRGCSNISKRI, encoded by the coding sequence ATGGGAAGATGTTCAAAAGAAGATTTCGCGAAAAACAAGAGACGGTTCTATCTCGTCGGGGCGATAATGCTCGTCCTCGGCTTCGTCTCGCTGTCGATGCCGCTGCTCGCGTCGTTCGCCGTCGAGACGATGATCGGCTGTCTGCTGATCGCCGCCGGCCTCGGCAGCGCCTTCGGCGCGTTCGGCGCGGTGCGCTCCGGAGACAGCCCGTGGCAGCAGGCCTTTATGGCAGTCATATCCATCGCGGCGGGCGTAATTTTCCTGACGCATCCGCTCGCCGGGGTGATGACTTTGAGCATGCTGCTCTCGGCGTATTTCCTCATCGACGGCGTGACGAAGGTCGTCGAGTACTTCCGCATACGCGAGATAGGCGGTTCGCTCTGGATACTGCTCTCCGGACTGCTCGGAGTAGCGCTCGCCTTCATGATGTGGAACAACGTCATAACTGGCGCTTCAATGATAGGCATAATGCTCGGAGTGGACCTCGTATTCAGCGGCGTCAGCTTCATCCTGCTCGGCCGCGGCTGCTCGAACATTTCAAAGAGAATATGA